One Mycobacteroides abscessus ATCC 19977 genomic window carries:
- a CDS encoding SDR family oxidoreductase translates to MTRQKILITGASSGLGAEMARQFAAKGRDLALCARRTEALEELKAELLGANPGIKVAVRALDVTNHESVPVVFGELRDELGGLDRVVVNAGIAKGWHLGGGKSWANIQTIETNLIGALVQIEAALALFKEQGYGHLVLISSVTAAKGLPGTKAAYAASKAGLSSLGESLRSEYARGPIKVSTIEPGYIQTDLSAKSPTTPMMVDTLTGVTAMVNAIEKEPGRAAVPRWPWEPVMAVMRLLPPRLAGRLA, encoded by the coding sequence GTGACGCGACAGAAGATCCTCATCACCGGGGCGAGCTCCGGCCTGGGTGCCGAGATGGCCCGTCAGTTCGCTGCGAAGGGACGGGACCTGGCGCTGTGCGCCCGGCGCACCGAGGCGCTCGAAGAACTCAAGGCAGAGTTGCTGGGCGCCAACCCGGGAATCAAGGTCGCGGTGCGGGCGCTGGACGTCACCAACCACGAATCCGTGCCGGTCGTATTCGGCGAGCTGCGCGACGAGCTCGGCGGCCTGGATCGGGTAGTGGTCAACGCCGGCATCGCCAAGGGTTGGCACCTCGGTGGCGGCAAGTCGTGGGCCAACATCCAGACCATCGAAACCAACCTCATCGGTGCACTGGTACAGATCGAGGCGGCGCTAGCCCTGTTCAAGGAACAGGGCTACGGGCACCTGGTCCTCATCTCCTCGGTGACAGCGGCCAAGGGGCTGCCTGGCACCAAAGCCGCCTATGCGGCCAGCAAGGCCGGACTTTCCTCGCTGGGTGAATCACTGCGATCCGAATATGCCCGCGGCCCAATCAAAGTCAGCACCATTGAGCCTGGCTACATACAGACCGATCTGAGCGCCAAGTCGCCGACCACCCCGATGATGGTCGACACACTGACCGGCGTGACGGCAATGGTGAACGCCATCGAGAAGGAGCCCGGCCGCGCGGCGGTGCCGCGATGGCCGTGGGAACCGGTGATGGCGGTCATGCGGTTGCTGCCGCCCCGGCTGGCGGG